The following is a genomic window from Leptospira bouyouniensis.
TTGCTGAGAGATGGTGTTTGCTTAAGGTTCCTTTATTATACTTTACCCAATCCAATAAATCTTCTTTTCGGTTGTCGTGTGCGATGAGAACGATCTTTTTTGTCGTTTCCATTTTTCTCTGAATTAATACCATAATTTGATAGTTCTTGCCAATATCTAGGATTCAAGGAAAGTTTCCCTGAAATGGTAAATAGTCACCGATTTTTTTGGATCATGTTGATCCTGTGTTTCCATATCCCCTTACTTGGGATTGAACCAATCAAAACGGGTGAGCCAAGGGTAGAGTCCATTTTACCTTCGAAACCAGAATCGGGCTCACCATGGGGTGATGGTAGCCTTTCTGTTGATACATTACCTGTCCTTGACTTCGTAGACGAAAAGAATTCCCAAAAAAGGTGGCAGGATGCGAGTAAAGAATACTCTCTTGCACTAGAAGGATTTGAATCAGGCAAAAAAGGAATCGATAAACGAAGGGAAGAATTCAAAAAGGAAGTTTTTTACGAAGACCGCTATGAGTGGCAAAAACTGTCTCGTAAGGAAAATAAAGAAAAAGAATTTCAAAAACAAATTCATGATCTGAGGTCTCAAACAACATTACGTCTTGTGAAAGCGATGAACCTTCTGGATAAAATTGAGAATCCAAAGGTGAAAGAAAGTGCGGCCTATCTCGATTTAAAATCTGGAATTTACAGAGAATACATAAAACACCAAGAATCATTTAAAAATTATTTGCAAGTCATTGATTTTACAATGCGTTATATCGAAATATCTTCGAAGAATGAAATGGAAGCCGAGCCACACCGTTTGCTTGCACTTTCCTATGAAAAAATGGAACAAACGGCGCAACGTTCTAAAAACCAAGAACTCTATTACGAATTTAAAGAATTAAAGAAAAAACACTTATTACGATTTGCGGAATTACATTATGGCCGCGAATCAAAAGAATACGCGACCATAGAAGAAAAAGTTGGAAGGGATTTTTAAGTTTATAAAAGTCCGAGTTTCTTTTTTAAAGCCCGATTCTCTTCTACCAGTTCTTTAATTTCCTGCTCTGTATATTCAAATAGTCGATCTTGCGCTCTTAAAATTTTATCTAAGTTCATCTCTTCGATCCTGGAATAGTTTAGAACTTGTTCCGTAGCTTTTTGTAATTCAAGAGCTTGTTTTAATTCTTTTTCTCTCAGTTCGTCAAGTTGTTCGATTGCCTTCACTCTTTCGTGAAGTTCAATGAGTTCTTGGTTTTTCATATCATTTACTTTATCTAATGCGGAATTGATACCAGCTTGAGAACGTTTGACCAGTTCCTCATATTGTAAAATAGAACGTAATGCCTCGTTTTCTTTTTTAGATTCTTCGTATTCTTGGTGTGCTAAGGAAAACACACCTTCAAAAAAACCTACGTTTTCTAAGCAGGAATTTCCTATATCAAGAGCTGCTGCTTTATAAGATTCTGATTGAATGGTTCTGTCCAATATCATTCTAAGTTCCCGTACATGGAGAGGATTCTCCAGTACAAGGTATTTAGGTTGTGTTTGCACCATATCTTGGATTTGATTGGCACCATCTTCGGATGAAATGAGAATTAGTGAAACGAATGGACTCACTTCGAAAGAACTAACAATTTTTGCTTGAATCTCTTTCCATTCTTTGAAGGAAACTTGGAGGAAAAGGATATGGATATCATTTGGTGTGATAGAAATTTGATCCAACTCTGACAATCCAATTTGATTGACTTGGATCTTGATTTTTGAATGTTTCCAAAGCTCCACGGGAAACGGTCGGCCCTGGGAAAGATTCCAAATATACGAAGTTTTCAAACCCGATCTCCTAAATGACAACTACACTCTATGGGACCGTAAACAATGGAATTTTCTAGCAAATTTTGTATTATTTTTTCTTTTGAAAGCGATTTTTTATCAATTCCCATTTCTCTTCCCATTTGTCCCTCATACGGAAATAAAAACCCAATTTTTTGCGAATCGATTCTGGCAATTTTGCATCGGTTCTTGAAATCATGATATAAATGGAAAGAGTAGCGATGACAATATTTGCCGACCAAGGTCCAACCCAATCAGGAACATTTTCTTTATAAGAGATGCCAGAACCAAAAATAAAAAATGTATAGTAAACGAGTAAAAAAATAACGGCAAGTGTAAAACTCATACCTTTCCCAGATCGTTTGACAACAAGACCTAAAGGGAACGACAAAAAGAAAAAGATCTGACAGGATAAGGGAGTCGCAAATCGTTTATGAATTTCAACATTAAATCCAGTTAACGTTTTTTTGGATTCATTT
Proteins encoded in this region:
- a CDS encoding FcpA-related putative periplasmic flagellar protein → MVNSHRFFWIMLILCFHIPLLGIEPIKTGEPRVESILPSKPESGSPWGDGSLSVDTLPVLDFVDEKNSQKRWQDASKEYSLALEGFESGKKGIDKRREEFKKEVFYEDRYEWQKLSRKENKEKEFQKQIHDLRSQTTLRLVKAMNLLDKIENPKVKESAAYLDLKSGIYREYIKHQESFKNYLQVIDFTMRYIEISSKNEMEAEPHRLLALSYEKMEQTAQRSKNQELYYEFKELKKKHLLRFAELHYGRESKEYATIEEKVGRDF